The Helicobacter pylori genome includes a window with the following:
- the rplX gene encoding 50S ribosomal protein L24 yields MKSEIKKNDMVKVIAGDDKGKVAKVLAVLPKTSQVVVEGCKVVKKAIKPTDDNPKGGFIHKEKPMHISNVKKA; encoded by the coding sequence ATGAAAAGCGAAATCAAAAAAAATGACATGGTGAAAGTCATTGCAGGAGACGATAAGGGTAAGGTCGCTAAGGTTTTAGCGGTGTTGCCTAAGACTTCTCAAGTGGTTGTTGAAGGGTGTAAAGTGGTGAAAAAAGCGATTAAACCTACTGATGATAACCCTAAAGGGGGCTTTATCCATAAAGAAAAGCCCATGCACATTTCCAATG